CGCCGTCGCCCCCTCTTCTGGGTTTCCATCGCCATCATCGCGTTCGTCTCGCTCATGGCGCTGTTCCCCGGCCTGTTCACGTCCGTGGATCCGCGCGCCGCGGACCTGCGCAACTCGTTGGGCGCGCCCACCGACGGGCACCCGTTCGGCTTCACCCGCCAGGGTTACGACGTGTACTCGCGCGTCATCCACGGCGCGCGCCCGTCGGTGATCGTCGGCGTGTGCGTCACGCTGCTGGTGACCTTGCTGGGCATCCTCATCGGCGCGACCGCGGGCTGGGTCGGGGGACTCCTCGACTCCGTCCTGTCGCGCGTCACCGACATCTTCTTCGCCATCCCGCTGCTGCTGGCCGGCATCGTCCTGATGCAGGTCTTCCCGCAGCGCGACGTGTGGACGGTGACGCTGGTGCTGTCGCTGTTCGGCTGGCCGTCGATGGCCCGCGTGGTGCGGTCGGCGGTGCTGTCGGTGAAGAACAACGAGTACGTCATGGCGTCGCGCGCGCTGGGGCTGTCCGGCGGGCGCATCCTGCTGCGGCACGTCCTGCCGAATTGCCTGGCGCCGATCATCGTCATGGCGAC
This genomic stretch from Corynebacterium hansenii harbors:
- a CDS encoding ABC transporter permease, yielding MPDPRNVPAGTGIADGDPRLRRGHAPVSTEDVLTRDQKLPDTVPLGMWGEAWRRMRRRPLFWVSIAIIAFVSLMALFPGLFTSVDPRAADLRNSLGAPTDGHPFGFTRQGYDVYSRVIHGARPSVIVGVCVTLLVTLLGILIGATAGWVGGLLDSVLSRVTDIFFAIPLLLAGIVLMQVFPQRDVWTVTLVLSLFGWPSMARVVRSAVLSVKNNEYVMASRALGLSGGRILLRHVLPNCLAPIIVMATTSLGIYIVAEATLSYLGIGLPPTEVSWGNDISVAQQTLRQSPQTLFYPAGALALTVLGFILLGDVVKDALDPKERKK